A genomic segment from Acuticoccus sediminis encodes:
- a CDS encoding CDP-alcohol phosphatidyltransferase family protein translates to MTASKLPSDTTRFCPSAEKGIRHRMRLRAYAIHLFTAAGASLAMLALLEAAQQDWAMMAIWLAIAFVVDGIDGPLARRYDVRTHARVIDGTLLDLIIDFLTYVMIPAYALYGSGLLPGWTGWFVVLLIPFASSLYFADTRMKTDDASFRGFPACWNMVVLALLVIQPGWGVIFGLVLLLSAAQFLMLRFIHPVRTSRWRTVSLPVAMIWTGCIAYSAWIDFASMSVLTGIVAVTSAYLLLAGIAQQIIYESRSAALM, encoded by the coding sequence TTGACAGCCTCGAAACTGCCGTCCGACACGACCCGCTTTTGTCCATCGGCGGAAAAGGGTATCCGTCATCGGATGCGCCTAAGAGCCTACGCTATTCACCTATTCACCGCCGCCGGCGCATCGCTTGCCATGCTCGCACTGCTGGAGGCCGCGCAGCAGGACTGGGCCATGATGGCGATCTGGCTGGCCATCGCCTTCGTCGTCGACGGGATCGATGGCCCTTTGGCCCGCCGCTACGACGTTCGCACCCATGCGCGAGTGATCGATGGGACGCTGCTGGACCTGATCATCGATTTTCTGACCTATGTCATGATCCCCGCCTACGCCCTTTATGGATCGGGCTTGCTTCCAGGGTGGACCGGCTGGTTCGTGGTGCTTCTCATCCCGTTTGCCTCCTCCCTCTATTTTGCTGATACACGCATGAAGACGGACGATGCTTCGTTCCGTGGCTTCCCCGCATGCTGGAATATGGTGGTTCTGGCATTGCTGGTGATCCAGCCGGGTTGGGGCGTGATCTTCGGTCTGGTCCTGCTGCTGTCCGCTGCTCAGTTCCTCATGCTGCGGTTTATTCATCCGGTGCGTACGTCGCGCTGGCGGACTGTGTCATTGCCTGTCGCGATGATCTGGACAGGCTGCATTGCATATTCCGCTTGGATTGATTTCGCCTCGATGTCGGTGTTGACCGGGATCGTGGCCGTGACGTCAGCCTATTTGCTGCTCGCGGGAATCGCACAGCAGATCATTTATGAATCGCGAAGCGCTGCGCTGATGTAG
- the greA gene encoding transcription elongation factor GreA produces the protein MSVAFKKEDSADTASETVLPDRPISQHPNFVTAEGLAALERLLAEARNAVDAASGIEDINERRRQQAVPLRDMRYLAERVRTAQVVDAPASAEAVAFGGTVTFRRDDGRVQTYRIVGEDEADPRTGTISYVSPVAQRLLGRVIGDVVDVGGGELEVVSIA, from the coding sequence ATGAGCGTCGCATTCAAGAAGGAGGACAGCGCCGACACCGCCTCGGAGACGGTGCTGCCCGACCGACCGATCTCGCAGCATCCGAACTTCGTGACCGCAGAGGGGCTGGCGGCGCTGGAGCGGCTCCTGGCCGAGGCGCGCAACGCCGTCGACGCCGCGTCGGGGATCGAGGACATCAACGAGCGGCGACGGCAGCAGGCGGTCCCGCTGCGCGACATGCGCTATCTCGCCGAGCGTGTCCGCACCGCCCAGGTGGTGGACGCGCCGGCATCGGCGGAGGCCGTGGCGTTCGGCGGAACCGTAACGTTCCGCCGCGACGACGGTCGTGTGCAGACATACCGCATTGTCGGCGAGGATGAGGCGGACCCCAGGACCGGAACGATTTCGTACGTCTCGCCGGTGGCGCAGCGCCTCCTCGGCCGGGTGATCGGAGACGTGGTGGATGTCGGCGGGGGCGAACTCGAGGTCGTTTCCATCGCTTGA
- a CDS encoding amidohydrolase produces MAGVLLAPPAALARELADTIYSGGPILTMNDATPSAEAVAVRDGKVLAVGTAAEVESHRGPETKTFDLAGRTMLPGFFDAHGHMLMGGLQALSANLLSPPDGEVTDIASLTESLRGWAASNADAVAQANLVIGFGYDPAQLVEERHPTREDLDTVSADVPVFVVHQSGHMGAANSKALEAAGITSDSEDPAGGKILRGADGQPTGVLEENAFYAALSKLIQPLGAEGFETFARAGAELWARYGYTTAEEGRSVPATADVLRKVADEGGFKIDVLTYPDVLVDRDYIAAHVSREYQNRFRVAGAKLTIDGSPQGFTALRDRPYYDPVGDYPPGYKGYAAATMEQTVAVIDWAFANGIQINTHANAEGASDMLIASIDAATKKYGPADRRAVLIHGQFLREDQVDSYKRLNVFMSLFPMHTFYWGDWHREHTVGPELVDDISPTGWLVKRGMRFSTHHDAPVAFPDSMRVLDATVTRRSRSGDIVGPAQRVDVMTALKAMTIWPAYQHFEETTKGSIEPGKLADFVVLSADPTAIDPETLDTIDVLATIKEGEVVFEAR; encoded by the coding sequence ATGGCCGGGGTGCTGCTCGCTCCTCCGGCGGCACTGGCGCGGGAGCTCGCAGATACCATCTACTCCGGCGGTCCGATCCTGACCATGAACGATGCCACCCCCAGCGCCGAAGCCGTGGCGGTCAGGGACGGGAAGGTTCTGGCTGTCGGGACTGCTGCCGAGGTGGAGAGTCACCGCGGGCCGGAGACGAAGACTTTCGATCTGGCAGGACGGACGATGCTGCCAGGGTTCTTCGACGCTCACGGCCATATGTTGATGGGCGGCCTGCAGGCGCTTTCGGCCAACCTCCTTTCGCCTCCGGACGGCGAGGTGACAGACATCGCGAGCCTGACGGAGTCGCTTAGGGGCTGGGCTGCGAGCAACGCCGACGCGGTGGCCCAGGCAAACCTTGTTATCGGCTTCGGCTACGACCCTGCGCAACTCGTCGAGGAGCGGCACCCGACTCGCGAAGATCTCGACACTGTTTCGGCCGACGTGCCGGTCTTCGTCGTCCACCAGTCCGGCCATATGGGTGCAGCGAACTCCAAGGCGCTCGAGGCGGCCGGTATCACCTCGGACAGCGAGGATCCCGCCGGAGGCAAGATCCTCCGCGGCGCGGATGGCCAGCCGACCGGCGTGCTCGAGGAGAACGCCTTCTATGCCGCGCTCTCCAAGCTGATCCAGCCCCTCGGCGCCGAGGGCTTCGAGACCTTCGCCCGTGCCGGCGCCGAGCTCTGGGCGCGGTACGGCTACACCACCGCCGAAGAGGGACGCTCGGTTCCGGCGACTGCCGACGTGCTGCGCAAGGTGGCGGACGAGGGCGGGTTCAAGATCGACGTGCTGACCTACCCCGACGTTCTCGTTGACCGCGACTACATCGCCGCCCACGTCTCGCGCGAGTACCAGAACCGCTTCCGGGTCGCCGGCGCGAAGCTGACGATCGACGGCTCGCCGCAAGGCTTCACCGCACTGAGAGATCGGCCCTACTACGATCCCGTCGGCGACTATCCCCCCGGCTACAAGGGTTATGCTGCTGCGACGATGGAGCAGACGGTCGCCGTCATCGACTGGGCCTTCGCCAACGGCATCCAGATCAATACCCATGCCAACGCCGAGGGCGCGTCGGACATGCTGATCGCCAGCATCGACGCTGCCACGAAGAAGTACGGTCCTGCGGACCGCCGCGCCGTACTGATTCACGGACAGTTCCTGCGAGAGGACCAAGTCGATTCCTACAAGCGGCTGAACGTGTTCATGTCTCTCTTCCCGATGCACACCTTCTACTGGGGCGACTGGCACCGCGAGCATACCGTCGGCCCCGAGCTCGTGGACGACATCTCACCGACCGGCTGGCTGGTGAAGCGAGGGATGAGGTTCAGCACCCATCACGATGCACCGGTCGCCTTCCCCGACAGCATGCGGGTGCTCGACGCAACGGTGACACGGCGCTCGCGCTCCGGCGACATCGTCGGGCCGGCACAACGGGTGGATGTGATGACGGCGCTGAAGGCAATGACGATCTGGCCGGCCTATCAGCACTTCGAGGAGACGACGAAGGGCTCCATCGAGCCCGGCAAGCTCGCCGATTTCGTGGTGCTGTCCGCCGATCCCACAGCCATCGATCCGGAGACACTCGACACGATCGACGTGCTCGCGACGATCAAGGAGGGCGAGGTCGTGTTCGAGGCACGGTAG
- a CDS encoding SDR family NAD(P)-dependent oxidoreductase produces the protein MSESLPRRVIVMTGATSGVGAYALGNFLKRPRTRVIVGERRPHRYSPTRAGVLPLELGSLASVRAFADAVKRQLGEQHIDILVLNAGLHGSAADERSAEGYGLTFAVNHLAHFLLARLRLPHMALQRRLVITSSNIHDPPMKRIAPKSLDIAEWAHPTPNGSGVGIRSYTASKLCNLMTALSFSRLEEAKALGIRVIAFNPGLTGGSSGRDASALQVLLVRIMMRTIFPVIGLFRPEFVMNMAEHSGKMLTDVALGMIEPPADRVYVSLVKGKPTFPDPSELARDRQGQDRLWRESEAMVGLHSEPAIA, from the coding sequence ATGAGCGAATCCCTGCCGCGGCGCGTCATCGTCATGACCGGAGCCACCAGCGGCGTCGGCGCATACGCTTTGGGCAATTTCCTGAAGCGGCCCCGGACGAGAGTGATCGTCGGCGAACGCCGGCCACACCGATATTCGCCCACTCGAGCCGGGGTTCTCCCTCTCGAGCTGGGCTCGCTCGCGAGCGTCCGCGCGTTTGCCGACGCGGTGAAGAGGCAACTCGGCGAGCAGCACATCGATATTCTCGTCCTCAACGCCGGACTGCACGGTAGCGCCGCGGACGAGCGAAGCGCCGAGGGCTACGGGCTCACGTTCGCGGTCAACCACCTCGCTCACTTCCTGCTGGCCCGGCTGCGGTTGCCGCACATGGCGCTCCAGAGGCGCCTCGTCATCACGTCGAGCAACATTCACGACCCGCCGATGAAGCGGATCGCGCCGAAGTCGCTCGACATCGCGGAATGGGCGCACCCGACGCCGAACGGCTCCGGCGTCGGCATCCGCTCCTATACGGCGTCGAAGCTGTGCAACCTCATGACCGCGCTGTCGTTTTCGCGCCTGGAGGAGGCGAAGGCCCTCGGCATCCGCGTCATTGCCTTCAACCCCGGCCTCACCGGCGGCAGCTCGGGCCGTGACGCATCCGCACTGCAGGTCCTGCTGGTCCGGATCATGATGCGCACGATCTTTCCTGTGATCGGGCTGTTCCGCCCCGAGTTCGTGATGAACATGGCCGAGCATTCCGGGAAAATGCTGACTGATGTCGCGTTGGGGATGATCGAGCCGCCCGCAGATCGGGTCTACGTGTCGCTCGTCAAGGGCAAGCCGACCTTTCCGGATCCCTCGGAGCTGGCCCGCGACCGCCAGGGCCAGGACCGGCTCTGGCGCGAAAGCGAAGCGATGGTCGGACTTCACTCCGAGCCCGCGATTGCCTGA